Within Aspergillus oryzae RIB40 DNA, chromosome 2, the genomic segment CGTTGGGTAATGGAAAATACAAATAGCTTGCTTAAATACATGGTTTTAATGGCTAGAATATATGAACCTCGTCGATCTTCTCACCAGCATCTGACACTCATAGACCGTCGGTCACCTGGACCTACTATACAGCAATTGACGTACTATTCTTGAGCCAGGAGCATTTACCTATAGCCGGGAATTTCTATTTGTTCAGGCTTTGTATCTCTTGCCCCGCACATCCTCTTCGATGTCCTTTTCTAGGTACCTATCAGTCACAGTCGAGTTAGCTGACAGTCGGTAAGGAGAGGTTCTATCGAGGCGTGGACTTACATATACCACAGTGCGGTTGGAATAACAGTTCCTAAATGCCAAAGGCTATGGGCATCAATGAGCGCATGCCACGGAGGAAAGTCCAGCAATTCCAGGCTCATGGCCAACATGATCCAAACCACACAGATGGCCGGCAAGAGGGTCCATGTTTTGTCGGTACTTCGGTACCTGAAAATGCTAAATGCTACCCACAACAAGTTCTGGGTCATCCCGACCACGATATTCGCGATCATATTATAGGTATAATCCCAGGACCAGAAGCTGAGATAGGAAACGTGCAAGGTATAAAGGAAGATACAAACCACGGTCCAGAGCCGACGCAATGTCGGTTTCGTTCGCGGTTCTTCCTTATCTAATCGGAATATCCTGATAATTGCCAGGTATAATCCATACATGACATTTGCGCCCGCTCCAAAATAATCCAGCTTCTCTGTCAAAGAAAAGTCCCTGGCGTGGAAGATGCTACTGAAGGTCCAGCATGCCAGGCCGCAATATCCAAAAGCAAGATAGTAAGTCCGGAGAGAAGTATGCCACGTCGACATGGTTTCGCGGATTCGAGATAAGCCGTGCCAATGGGCATAAAAGTtaaggagggagaagagaactGAGAACGGCTCCTGCATGCCCATGATCCTGCGGAAAGGCCACTTCCCATGGAACTGGACTACTGGATTGAGCATCGGAGGATCACGAGCGACTCGACGGTCCGTTACAACATGTTGGCAAGTATAGTCGCATTCGGCGGGACAAGTCCACCACATCAAGCGGAGATGGAAAGCTAGGGAGGACGAATTAGTTCATGGAAGCTTACATTAGTAGTTAACAGGGGGTTCGAACGTACGGATCTCGGAATTTCCATCCTGACAGTTCTCAGTTTGACAGATCTATCTGTTTATTAGCCGGTCAATCCGTAGCTCTAAGAGGCGCTGTATACCTTAACACATTCTTTGAAATCGGGAAGATGGTCGCCCAGGGAGGCTGTCGACTTCCCAATGAAAGTAGCAAAGACCAGAAAGCATGCGTAAAAGAAGACCTTCCTTCGGGGTGAGCTCCAATACATTGTGCTCAGTGTACCTGAAATACCGCCGACGGGACGTGCTAACGTCAGGGGAGAGTAAGACAGTGCGCGTACCAACAGTGAAAGGCGGAGTTAAGCAGCGGCAATGCAAACATCTTGGCATTGCATACAAAATAACTCCAGCGGGAAGCTTTTAAGCTATGCGACTTATTCCGTAAGTCGTCCACTTCGAAACAACCTACATCTGACCTTCCTAtatagtagtactactatGCAGTATGCATACACTGAGATCTTTGTATATGGGTTCTTGACTTTCTCATAAGGTTGCATGATATCTATTTCTACCTTATCGCACTCAGAGTGGAGTCCTCGATTAACGTATCACTTCATCGAATCATCAGTTCCTCAAGTCATCAGTTAAAGTCAAACTCAAgagaaaaatatatacatccTCCAGCGAAGAAAGCAATTATTTCAGTCCAGTCCCAATCAGGTATCTTGAGGTTCGAAGTATTACACGTGACTCACTGAATCCGAGACAGCGTTGTCTACGTTAGGCTAGCCTGAATTGGAGATTAGCGTTTGTGTCGGGTTTGGTAGCCCCGTCGGAGGAGATTTTCCAATGAGGGTCAGttaaggaaaaaaaaaaaaaagaaagggaaaaaaagttgAAGGGATCTATCTCGGAGGCGCTTATTTTTCCTCCCTGCCTAAACTAGTTCTtccttcttatctctttttATCTATAATTctagattttctttttttttaccctctAGTTTgcttgcttcttttctttcttaccTTTCCCCCCTTTGTTAGAAAGATTCAATATTTTGAATATGAACGGATCGGAGCAGACACAATCCGCAGACTCTGCCGGCACCATGACCAGCAGTGCGGATCGCATGGTGGGCATGGATCATGCCGAAGTGCGTTATTTCACCAGGTATGGGTTGAAAACCttgctccatctccatttGCATTGCTAACAGGAGGAATACTAGCTACGATCATCATGGTAATTACAATCGATAAATCTGTTTTGATATATTGGCTAATTCTGAACCCCACTTAGGCATTCATGAGGAGATGCTTGTAAGGACCCTACTATTTATTCAGCCTTCAATCTCAACCAACTAATGCCTGTGTGCTCGATTGCAGAAAGACGATGTCCGCACCAGATCTTACCGCGATTCTATCTACCAAAACCGTCACAtcttcaaggacaaggttgtTCTCGACGTCGGTTGTGGAACTGGTATCCTCAGCATGTATGTGGTCAGAGCTAGGAGGGGACCTTGTTCTATATACTGATAGTATGGCTCTACAGGTTTGCTGCTAAGGCTGGTGCTAAGCACGTAATCGGTGTGGATATGTCCTCTATCAtcgagaaggccaagcagATTGTCGCTTGCAACGGCCTGTCGGACAAGATCACTCTCCTCCaaggaaaaatggaagaGGTTGTCCTCCCTTACCCCAaggttgatatcatcatctccgagtGGATGGGTTACTTCCTCCTCTATGAGAGCATGCTGGACACTGTTCTCTACGCCCGCGACCGCTACCTTGTTCCCGGTGGCAAGATCTTCCCCGACAAGGCTACCATGTACTTGGCTGCTATCGAAGATGGCGAGTACAAGGACGACAAGATCGGATGTAAGTTCCCTTGCGTGCATTCTCAATTATGCTTGTTGCTCGAAAATACTGACTGAGTTGCAGTCTGGGATAATGTGTACGGGTTTGACTACTCCCCCATGAAGGAGATTGCCCTCACGGAGCCTCTCGTGGACACCGTTGAGATGAAGGCCCTCGTCACCGACCCTTGCCCCATCATTACCCTTGATCTCTACACCGTCACCCCGGCCGATCTCGCTTTCAAGGTTCCCTTCTCTCTTACCGCCAAGCGCAGCGACTTTATCCACGCTGTGATCGCTTGGTTCGATATCGAGTTTGGCGCCTGCCACAAGCccatcaccttctccaccggCCCCCACGCGAAGTACACACACTGGAAGCAGACCGTCTTCTACCTCCGTGATGTTCTGACcgtcgaagaggaggaagtcGTTTCGGGAGTGTTGGAGAACAAGCCCAATGACAAGAACAAGCGTGATCTTGACATCACTATCTCTTACAAGTTCGAGACCACGGATAACCTTCGTTACTCCGAGGGTAGCTGCTTCTATAGAATGTAAGTGTCTCCACTGACGAGCCGGCCGGCGACTAAATGCTAATTGTCATAGGTGCTAAATGTATTGGATCTGGTGAATCGTGGCACGTTCGGTTATTTCAATGTTCTCTTCTTGAGTCAACAATGTTATGTGGGTAAATACATGAGGGTTCAATTGTGGGAAGCATAGCATCAGTGGAAGTTCAATTGTCTGGACATTTGGGTCGTTGAATGGCCTGATTcggctctttttttcttttcttattcaTCCGGCGTTGTGTTTTGGCAGGTAGGGGAACGGCATCATTGTTCGGCGCGATACGGAGAGATGATTTGCACAAGAGACGATTATGAAGCTCCTCGAATTACACAAGTAGATACCCCGAGTCGACGCTCAGTCCCAACTTCCTCCGACGTTCTCCTTCTTGAGTTATTTAGCTTCATATCATCATATTTTACACCTAAACTTATGTCCTTGCTACTTTCAATTAGgtaattttatttttgtctCTACTAATTAATCATGGGTTAGAGGTGTCGAGTTGATTTTAGGCTAGCCGACTGGATAAGAGGAGGCCCCTCGGTCTGTAACAGAAACCTTCTCCCCATCTAATTCATGCCTCGGCTTCCCCGCACCGGATTAGTCCTCCCTAGCCTAGGACGGTACGACAGCGGTAAGTATATATTCTCCGCAAATGAAGGTTATAATCTATCCTCCTTCTTGAGGATTTGGAAGATCTTATAGTGTATTAATTCAAACTCCCCTTGTAGCGGGAAATCCATTTGTTCAATTAAACCAATCCTTAAGCTTTCCTCAACGCGACCACTGTTACCATTGTCCCCCATGTCAGCTCCCGGGGTTGGTTTTGAATATCCTCCTCAGGAGGTCTCCTGGCTTAAGCGCGATGCTTTGTTGTTTGCCAACAGCATCGGTGCTAAGGCTGACGAGCTTCATTTCCTTTATGTAAGCTACAATTAACGCAACCTTTCTGTTGGCAACTTCGCTAACTATTCAATTCAGGAACTTCATCCTAACTTCGCCGTTTTCCCGACGTATTCTTTGATCCTTCGTATGACTACCCAGCTCTCGAAGCAGCTTATATGCATGCTGACTGTGGCGGCTGTTCCGTGTAGCTTTTAAACACACTGATCAAGAAACCATTGATTTCTATGCACGTACGCAAGCAACTCCCATCCCCGGCGTCCCGAAATTCGACTCTCGCCGTGCGGTAGATGGCCAGCGCAAGATCACCATTCTAAAACCTTTACCTCCTACGAGTGCGGGCAAGAAATTTCAGTTGCGTAATACGGTTATTGGAGTCTACGATAAAGGCAAAGCTGGCTCGGTAGTGGA encodes:
- the rmtA gene encoding protein-arginine omega-N methyltransferase HMT1 (protein arginine N-methyltransferase PRMT1 and related enzymes); this encodes MPKAMGINERMPRRKVQQFQAHGQHDPNHTDGRQEGPCFKDDVRTRSYRDSIYQNRHIFKDKVVLDVGCGTGILSMFAAKAGAKHVIGVDMSSIIEKAKQIVACNGLSDKITLLQGKMEEVVLPYPKVDIIISEWMGYFLLYESMLDTVLYARDRYLVPGGKIFPDKATMYLAAIEDGEYKDDKIGFWDNVYGFDYSPMKEIALTEPLVDTVEMKALVTDPCPIITLDLYTVTPADLAFKVPFSLTAKRSDFIHAVIAWFDIEFGACHKPITFSTGPHAKYTHWKQTVFYLRDVLTVEEEEVVSGVLENKPNDKNKRDLDITISYKFETTDNLRYSEGSCFYRMC